In the genome of Aspergillus flavus chromosome 8, complete sequence, one region contains:
- a CDS encoding DNA repair helicase rad5,16: MDPPQELDISASLSETVETRREQAGAKGALARGLLALQNRSSQLPSSSEPSHMSETTMAPESRGAEAALGATDTSAKPQNNPQAGHTFTVVVPDLSFYELDDDLNPPMDIAQALSGFIQNETSDHQLPVNDLAVASSLSIQIEDAEPGPSTRPADPESLEWPDEMLDSVNDNDTSEFDVIKSWFKGLVNPTMEDTVKYKAAKLQEKARETRVSNREALQLQDDEYEEFVGDEENPGLFVTPEPAQESSSHVQLPEQNESKLAAEPTEEPKKTTRKKRQNKISAEEKRRSMQKGKEPEFDLESLLASNIIEDAHVNSALPAAPGFTERNKEKALLQLIAEIPTKEQEQAKDDKRKILEATKKFNNSARSDCKGGWKVKGMKTSLYNYQVLGAGFMRDRENSSQPPYGGLLCDTMGFGKTIQTLANIVDGRPPDPTDPVRTTLIVVPSQLVSHWMQQLEKHCEIDAIGEVLVYRANARYLTLDVPKSIQKHNIVITTYDEVRRSYPQCNVPSQIADKDKLIEWWKETYENDVGPLHQIKFRRIILDEAHVIKNHLSQISTAVRALTGHYKWVLSGTPVHNCVEEFYPLFDFLGVPRTGTYENFWKLYCKDGEANKCLVNLLRSFMFRRTHSSRLFSLPIIKLPDIDERVVQTDFCKAERVMYDAIIDAFFEIINGFAHVENSRVKQYRCFLTMILKLRMFSSHMLTAQDIIKKLLSKELIRELIDILKVERSPESPSYNIIQWIRAMRKDTELHATPQTQGFPGLCVEELHGDKEELAKQFKAFMTTLHENEQWLERFERGKCASCGFMPMNPLVTSCMHLYCEECYYLLMKEGETRICSSCNTCIEAAAMCPIADDGEIREPPSALIVEKTKKQKKPSKKNKKKTQRGFMGGFPAVASHGRDESEDEEVDEDEEVDWISVSGGEMTSAKLVKIQEIVKGWIDENPDVKIVIFTQFLDFLRLVGLMCNKEKWVATSLHGKLSLQAREQSMDKFRDEKEVRILIASLKAGGIGLDMSMANKCILVDLWWNEAIQQQAFCRLYRIGQSKDVEFVKIIIKDSIDEYLLKMQTRKTANISGTMGDEVLKDRDSIIDLLKMFGGAVIEEPAGGIFIQPRR, encoded by the exons ATGGATCCGCCCCAGGAACTTGATATCTCAGCCTCTCTATCCGAAACTGTTGAAACTCGCCGAGAGCAAGCGGGAGCAAAAGGTGCCCTTGCCAGAGGCTTACTAGCACTCCAAAACAGGAGCTCACAGCTACCCTCATCGTCGGAACCCAGCCACATGTCTGAAACTACCATGGCTCCTGAGAGCAGAGGCGCAGAAGCAGCGCTCGGTGCTACCGATACGAGCGCAAAGCCTCAAAACAATCCTCAGGCAGGCCATACGTTTACCGTGGTCGTCCCCGACCTTTCATTCTatgagctggatgatgaCCTCAACCCACCAATGGATATTGCACAGGCTCTTTCAGGATTTATTCAAAATGAGACCTCTGATCACCAGCTTCCGGTTAATGACTTAGCAGTTGCTTCATCGTTATCGATCCAGATTGAAGATGCTGAGCCTGGTCCCTCCACTAGGCCAGCTGATCCAGAATCCTTGGAGTGGCCAGACGAGATGTTGGACTCCGTGAATGATAACGACACATCAGA GTTCGATGTAATTAAGTCCTGGTTTAAAGGCCTTGTCAATCCTACCATGGAAGACACAGTGAAATACAAAGCCGCCAAGTTACAAGAAAAGGCAAGGGAAACAAGGGTATCAAACAGAGAAGCACTTCAATTGCAGGATGACGAGTACGAGGAGTTTGTAGGGGATGAGGAAAATCCCGGCTTATTCGTTACCCCCGAGCCCGCCCAAGAAAGTTCATCTCATGTGCAGCTACCAGAACAAAATGAGTCTAAGCTCGCAGCAGAGCCCACAGAAGAACCGAAGAAAACaacgagaaagaagaggcaGAATAAGATATCTGCTGAAGAGAAACGACGAAGCATGCA AAAAGGTAAAGAGCCCGAATTCGACTTGGAGTCTCTCCTGGCTTCCAATATCATTGAAGATGCACATGTCAATTCGGCGCTACCTGCGGCCCCCGGCTTTActgagagaaacaaagagaaagcaCTTCTCCAATTGATCGCTGAAATCCCGACTAAGGAGCAAGAACAAGCGAAGGACGATAAGAGAAAGATTTTGGAGGCAACTAAAAAGTTCAACAATAGTGCGAGAAGCGATTGCAAAGGTGGTTGGAAAGTAAAGGGCATGAAGACAAGCCTTTACAATTACCAGGTCTTGGGTGCTGGTTTCATGCGTGATCGAGAGAACTCATCCCAGCCGCCATATGGAGGTCTTCTATGTGATACCATGGGATTCGGGAAAACGATTCAAACTCTTG CCAATATCGTCGATGGGAGACCTCCTGACCCAACTGACCCTGTGAGGACGACATTGATTGTTGTGCCATCGCAGCTTGTCTCACACTG GATGCAGCAACTCGAAAAGCATTGTGAAATAGATGCAATAGGCGAAGTTCTTGTGTATCGTGCAAACGCGAGATACTTGACACTTGACGTTCCCAAGAGTATCCAGAAGCACAACATCGT AATAACTACGTATGATGAAGTTCGGAGATCTTACCCTCAGTGCAATGTCCCAAGTCAGATTGCCGACAAAGATAAACTTATTGAATGGTGGAAAGAGACCTATGAGAATGACGTGGGCCCTTTACATCAGATCAAATTCAGGAGGATTATCTTAGACG AGGCTCACGTCATAAAGAATCACCTTTCCCAAATATCTACCGCTGTCCGAGCTCTCACTGGCCATTACAAATGGGTCCTCAGTGGAACGCCTGTGCACAATTGTGTAGAGGAATTCTATCCGCTCTTTGATTTTCTCGGTGTTCCTCGCACCGGAACTTATGAGAATTTCTGGAAGTTATACTGCAAG GATGGTGAAGCTAATAAGTGCTTGGTTAATCTCCTCCGATCTTTCATGTTTCGTCGAACGCATTCTAGTCGGCTTTTCTCGTTACCTATCATCAAGCTGCCCGATATTGACGAAAGGGTTGTACAGACAGATTTCTGTAAAGCTGAGAGGGTAATGTACGATGCTATCATCGATGCATTCTTCGAGATAATCAATG gctTCGCCCATGTGGAAAATTCTAGAGTGAAGCAATACCGATGCTTCCTAACGATGATTTTGAAGCTGCGCATGTTTTCCAGCCATATGCTTACTGCGCAAGATATCATAAAGAAGCTTCTTTCCAAAGAATTGATTCGGGAGCTTATCGATATTTTGAAAGTGGAGAGAAGCCCCGAAAGTCCATCCTACAATATCATACAATGGATTAGAGCAATGAGAAAGGATACCGAATTGCACGCAACTCCACAGACTCAAGGCTTCCCGGGCCTTTGTGTAGAGGAGCTTCATGGCGATAAGGAAGAGCTTGCCAAACAATTCAAGGCTTTCATGACAACGCTTCACGAGAATGAGCAGTGGTTGGAGCGTTTTGAGAGGGGGAAATGCGCGTCCTGTGGATTCATGCCAATGAATCCGTTGGTCACGTCCTGCATGCATCTGTATTGTGAGGAATGTTATTACCTTCTCATGAAGGAGGGTGAAACACGGATCTGCTCAAGTTGCAATACATGCATTGAAGCAGCTGCAATGTGCCCTATCGCGGACGATGGAGAGATCCGGGAGCCACCTTCGGCTCTCATAGTcgaaaagacgaagaagcagaagaaaccatctaagaagaacaagaagaagacacaAAGAGGTTTTATGGGTGGCTTTCCAGCAGTTGCCTCACACGGCCGAGATGAatctgaggatgaagaagtggatgaagacgaggaggtaGATTGGATTTCTGTGAGTGGTGGCGAAATGACCAGTGCCAAACTTGTCAAGATACAAGAGATCGTCAAGGGTTGGATTGACGAGAATCCGGACGTGAAAATCGTCATATTTACTCAGTTTCTTGACTTTCTTCGGCTGGTCGGGCTTATGTGCAATAAAGAGAAATGGGTGGCCACTTCC TTGCACGGGAAACTGAGTTTACAAGCTCGTGAGCAGAGCATGGATAAGTTcagagatgagaaagaggTACGGATCTTGATTGCCAGTCTCAAGGCTGGAGGAATCGGACTCGACATGTCCATGGCGAACAAATGTATCCTGGTGGATCTATGGTGGAATGAAGCTATTCAACAACAG GCCTTTTGTCGCCTTTATCGAATCGGCCAGTCTAAGGATGTGGAATTtgtcaagatcatcatcaaagATTCAATTGATGAATATCTACTCAAAATGCAAACTCGCAAAACGGCCAATATTTCCGGTACTATGGGAGATGAAGTTCTGAAAGACCGAGATTCGATTATTGATCTCCTCAAGATGTTTGGGGGAGCAGTCATTGAAGAGCCAGCAGGTGGGATTTTCATTCAACCCAGGCGTTAA
- a CDS encoding monooxygenase: protein MPRDILVVGAGIAGLASAIALSNELAPVVPELKITVYDGASELTTSGGAISLTPVAQRYLDELGVLSELNQMDDQAGIEVDAIDLFSVRAGRRLGPLRFTDENGHGYGGYKGRRVLRSALSEAMLAVARRLPNVSVHYDKKLIGGSTTAENVTLHFEDGSTATGDLVLGCDGVHSATRTKIVDPGNRSEYTGVSFIQSMADARNFTATMPFTQTAVHLARHSSLLTSYCDPKHEKLFVAAIVRVSEHLIEKYQAMSGTDLAAQKNMRMSMRYLVRAQFGMSSLPYIREIIDRTEDWMLYPVYQVRQRGKWHTDRILLLGDAAHAMPPRDESAAYAVEDAIIFSKLLAQNPDCELLRLFEEYEELRRGLVNKAFDASRRLWQSDLDKGLFPGQTRDLMSPVHLPPDSCVGKRATQPINKRNLPAPTHESFSDLSVYSLTSDLGRTVDATNAD from the exons ATGCCGCGCGATATTCTCGTCGTCGGTGCCGGCATTGCTGGCCTCGCCAGCGCCATTGCCCTTTCCAACGAGCTCGCCCCCGTCGTTCCCGAATTGAAAATCACGGTGTATGATGGCGCATCGGAGCTCACGACGTCCGGCGGCGCCATCAGTTTGACGCCGGTCGCTCAGAGGTATCTCGACGAGTTAGGGGTCTTATCCGAGTTGAACCAGATGGACGATCAAGCTGGGATTGAAGTGGATGCAATTGATCTATTTTCCGTGCGTGCCGGCCGCCGTTTGGGCCCCCTCCGATTTACCGACGAGAACGGACACGGATATGGTGGCTATAAGGGTCGTCGGGTGTTGCGCAGCGCTTTGTCAGAAGCCATGCTGGCAGTGGCTCGCAGGCTGCCGAACGTCTCAGTTCACTACGACAAAAAACTGATCGGGGGAAGCACAACGGCGGAGAATGTCACATTGCACTTCGAAGATGGTTCAACCGCCACGGGGGACTTGGTCTTGGGATGCGATGGGGTTCACTCGGCGACACGGACGAAAATCGTAGATCCCGGCAACCGGTCCGAATATACCGGTGTCTCTTTCATACAAAGCATGGCCGACGCCCGGAACTTTACCGCAACGATGCCCTTTACTCAAACTGCAGTGCACCTCGCCCGGCATAGTTCGCTCCTGACGAGCTACTGTGACCCAAAACACGAGAAGCTCTTTGTAGCGGCAATCGTCCGCGTGAGCGAACACCTGATCGAGAAGTACCAGGCGATGTCGGGAACGGACCTGGCGGCACAAAAGAATATGAGGATGTCAATGCGCTACCTGGTCCGGGCGCAGTTCGGCATGTCAAGTCTGCCATATATCCGCGAGATCATTGATCGAACCGAGGATTGGATGTTATACCCCGTGTACCAGGTTCGTCAACGAGGGAAATGGCATACAGATAGGATACTGTTACTCGGAGATGCCGCGCACGCA ATGCCCCCGCGCGATGAATCGGCCGCGTATGCGGTAGAGGATGCGATCATATTTTCCAAGCTCTTGGCGCAGAATCCCGACTGTGAGCTACTCAGATTGTTTGAAGAATACGAAGAGCTTCGACGAGGACTGGTCAACAAGGCATTCGATGCATCACGCAGGCTGTGGCAAAGTGACCTTGACAAGGGCCTTTTTCCTGGCCAAACTCGCGATTTGATGTCTCCTGTCCACCTTCCACCCGACAGCTGTGTTGGAAAGCGTGCCACACAGCCgatcaacaagagaaacCTACCCGCTCCGACACACGAGAGCTTCTCAGATCTGTCCGTGTACTCATTGACCAGCGATCTTGGGCGGACTGTTGACGCAACGAACGCTGATTAA
- a CDS encoding putative glutathione-S-transferase theta, GST (hypothetical protein Ao3042_08392), whose amino-acid sequence MNVFPEKRGTISLFASKGQREGAIVAVILEELKLPYHLYLDKKLEDIGAQSFPVLRNTQSDGESVNLSGFHDVVSYLITRYDTAHDVSYKKGSKEDEEVNRLVASLTEPNAAHPEERRFDLDAKDDIPFARKAISLYLHLEEHLMKSHSNYLVGKKCTLADLVHLPYVAAAGSAGLDLERFPELTIWYDRVYQRPAVQKGFDAVHLKIRG is encoded by the exons ATGAACGTCTTCCCAGAAAAGCGAGGAACGatctctctttttgcctcCAAAGGCCAAAGAGAGGGGGCCATTGTTGCCGTCATCCTCGAGGAACTCAA ACTCCCCTATCACCTCTATCTGGACAAAAAACTAGAAGATATTGGTGCGCAAAGCTTTCCCGTGCTCAGGAACACGCAAAGCGACGGCGAGTCCGTCAATCTTTCCGGGTTCCACGATGTTGTGTCGTACCTGATTACGCGCTATGACACGGCGCACGATGTGTCCTATAAGAAGGGCTCtaaggaggatgaagaggtaAACAGATTAGTCGCATCTTTAACTGAGCCCAATGCAGCCCATCCGGAAGAGCGTCGCTTCGATCTCGATGCAAAGGATGACATCCCCTTCGCCAGAAAGGCTATCAGTTTGTATCTTCACCTTGAGGAGCATCTGATGAAGTCGCACAGTAACTACCTGGTGGGCAAGAAATG CACTCTTGCGGATCTCGTCCACCTCCCCTACGTGGCTGCCGCAGGCTCAGCTGGTCTCGACCTGGAGAGGTTCCCGGAGCTGACAATATGGTACGATCGGGTTTACCAGCGACCGGCAGTTCAGAAGGGCTTCGATGCTGTTCATCTGAAGATCCGCGGATAG